A genome region from Labilibaculum antarcticum includes the following:
- a CDS encoding PKD domain-containing protein, protein MNRFFTVILLLLFNLVSPFFVSSQSANYEVNLTAFCSAQDDEYSSAYYRDGIVFCSNRRTDLFVTFSTPDDKELFNMFYVPTQGDSLGKTPVILSTQLMTNFNDGPACFGANDSMIIFSRNNEVSSKKRDTKDDNNKLGLFTSYLNANIWSDPEPFAHNSFDHHITMPSLSEDGSKLFFVSDMSGGLGGLDIYMCEKINNIWSTPKNLGSKINTKKNESFPFISPSGELFFSSDGHNGLGGLDIFSSKMNHGEWEEVLHINSPINSESDDFGLITDLNFEKGYFSSNRNGGDDIYDFKTLFPQFTNCDTIKENQYCFLFYDEYYTPVDTSKTYYEWGFGDGIKIKGKEAEHCYDGPGKYTVELNIIDKRTGEVFMRQTTYEFELLDFEQAYITSVDEALTQTEVIFVASETNLPSVNLEKYFWDFGDGILAEGVKQNHSYNKKGIYKVVLGVVSEKDSLGYIQKVCVEKNLDIVNNPTALMLMKSENNSKDMKNIVSADGNYIVTQQLEDLIISIPKLALLYPDSRSILKAFDLAFFESFEKEKQFIISNTLKNELNEDDLNSNPAKALALRSELSSNRKSNAKILLIEKELQALSSQFQYSIIERENQSFSKSTKPILDRLLKILLSNPMIELKIGFHVSTTSNQGLDIASKAAQKIADYLIDNGVEKFRLRTAVYEITTEIDEENKNTSKLEFIVVKE, encoded by the coding sequence ATGAATAGATTCTTTACCGTAATACTATTACTACTATTTAATCTGGTTTCTCCTTTTTTTGTAAGTAGTCAGTCTGCAAATTATGAGGTTAATTTAACTGCATTTTGTTCTGCTCAGGACGATGAATATTCATCAGCATATTACAGAGATGGAATCGTATTCTGCTCAAATAGAAGAACTGATCTTTTTGTGACCTTTTCGACTCCTGATGACAAAGAACTTTTTAATATGTTTTACGTCCCTACACAGGGCGATAGTTTAGGCAAAACGCCGGTAATTCTGTCCACGCAATTAATGACCAATTTTAATGATGGGCCAGCATGCTTTGGAGCTAATGACTCAATGATTATATTTTCACGAAACAATGAGGTATCTAGTAAAAAACGAGATACAAAAGATGATAATAATAAACTTGGATTATTTACATCCTATTTAAATGCCAACATTTGGAGTGATCCAGAACCTTTCGCTCACAATAGTTTTGATCATCATATAACAATGCCTTCATTAAGTGAAGATGGATCAAAATTGTTCTTCGTATCTGATATGTCAGGTGGATTGGGAGGATTGGATATCTATATGTGTGAAAAGATTAATAATATATGGAGTACGCCCAAAAATCTGGGATCTAAAATCAACACTAAGAAAAATGAAAGTTTTCCATTTATTTCACCTTCCGGCGAACTATTTTTCTCTTCTGATGGGCATAACGGTTTAGGTGGCTTAGATATTTTCTCAAGTAAAATGAATCATGGTGAATGGGAAGAAGTCCTTCATATTAATTCGCCAATTAATTCAGAATCTGATGATTTTGGTTTAATTACTGACCTTAATTTTGAAAAAGGTTATTTTTCAAGTAATCGAAATGGGGGAGATGATATTTATGATTTTAAAACTCTATTTCCTCAATTTACTAATTGCGATACAATTAAAGAAAATCAATATTGTTTTCTTTTTTACGATGAATATTACACACCTGTAGATACCAGTAAAACGTATTATGAGTGGGGATTTGGTGATGGTATTAAGATAAAAGGAAAAGAAGCTGAACATTGTTATGATGGACCAGGAAAGTATACTGTAGAACTAAATATTATTGACAAACGAACAGGGGAGGTGTTCATGAGACAAACAACTTATGAGTTTGAACTACTTGATTTTGAACAGGCTTATATAACTTCTGTTGATGAAGCTTTAACCCAGACAGAGGTGATTTTTGTTGCATCTGAAACAAATTTACCTTCCGTTAATTTGGAAAAATACTTTTGGGATTTTGGTGATGGCATACTTGCTGAAGGAGTTAAGCAAAATCACTCTTACAATAAAAAAGGTATTTACAAGGTAGTTTTGGGTGTTGTAAGTGAAAAAGACAGTTTAGGATATATACAAAAAGTTTGTGTCGAGAAAAACCTGGATATCGTTAATAATCCAACAGCTTTAATGCTGATGAAATCGGAAAACAACTCGAAAGACATGAAAAATATAGTATCAGCAGATGGAAACTATATTGTGACTCAACAACTTGAAGATTTAATTATTTCCATACCTAAGCTAGCTCTGCTATATCCCGATTCAAGAAGTATTTTGAAGGCGTTCGATTTGGCTTTCTTTGAATCTTTTGAAAAGGAAAAGCAGTTTATTATTTCGAACACTCTTAAAAATGAACTTAATGAAGACGATTTAAACAGCAACCCGGCAAAAGCCCTGGCTCTTAGAAGTGAATTGAGTTCAAATAGAAAAAGTAATGCAAAAATTCTATTAATTGAAAAAGAGTTACAAGCTCTCTCATCTCAATTTCAATATTCAATTATAGAGCGGGAGAATCAATCTTTTTCAAAATCGACTAAGCCGATTTTGGATCGTCTGCTAAAAATTTTACTGTCAAATCCAATGATTGAACTAAAAATTGGATTTCACGTAAGTACCACAAGTAATCAAGGTCTTGATATCGCAAGCAAAGCAGCCCAGAAAATTGCTGATTACCTTATAGATAATGGCGTTGAAAAATTCCGATTACGCACTGCTGTCTATGAAATTACAACCGAAATAGACGAAGAGAATAAAAATACGAGTAAATTAGAATTTATTGTTGTCAAGGAATAA
- a CDS encoding PorP/SprF family type IX secretion system membrane protein, whose product MRKTIIIIFWLLVPLFIFGQNTQFTNQYIFNPIVLNPALAGSGDALSASFLYRNQWVGFKGAPKTLSFSAHSPMRKQNMGLGISIINNQIGVTNETSLIGNYSFRIKMKNGNLAMGLGGGFIMMNTAWTELLANDLNDDLIQNNSPTYLIPEVSIGAYYSTAKYNIGFSVPYMLSYTFNSSKDKYDVKNDFSKYNYIITGDYTFNLQQNLKMVPSLMLKYQKESEADFIIMSRLIYLDKFSVGTAYDSERKLFKGMFQVQLNKQFILGYMADFNSTIYNKTSLGAHELMLRYDFKYTIKVHSPRNL is encoded by the coding sequence ATGAGAAAAACGATTATCATCATATTTTGGCTTCTTGTTCCTCTATTCATATTTGGGCAGAACACCCAATTTACGAATCAATATATTTTTAACCCTATCGTATTAAATCCTGCTTTAGCAGGAAGTGGTGATGCTTTAAGTGCCAGCTTTTTGTACCGTAATCAATGGGTTGGATTCAAAGGCGCACCCAAAACTCTATCATTTTCCGCTCATTCCCCAATGAGAAAGCAAAATATGGGTTTGGGAATTTCCATAATTAATAATCAAATTGGCGTCACTAACGAAACAAGTCTAATTGGTAATTACTCTTTTCGAATTAAAATGAAAAATGGGAATTTAGCAATGGGCTTAGGTGGTGGATTTATAATGATGAATACTGCCTGGACTGAATTATTGGCAAATGATCTTAATGATGACTTAATTCAAAACAATTCACCAACCTACTTAATTCCGGAAGTAAGTATTGGAGCATACTATTCAACAGCAAAATATAATATTGGTTTTTCTGTTCCGTATATGCTTTCCTATACGTTCAATTCCTCCAAAGATAAATATGATGTCAAAAACGATTTTTCAAAGTACAATTATATTATAACTGGAGATTATACATTCAATTTACAACAAAACTTAAAAATGGTTCCAAGTCTGATGCTTAAATATCAAAAAGAAAGCGAAGCAGATTTTATTATTATGAGTCGACTAATTTATTTGGATAAATTTTCTGTAGGAACGGCTTATGATAGCGAACGAAAACTATTTAAAGGAATGTTTCAAGTTCAATTAAACAAACAGTTCATATTAGGCTATATGGCTGATTTTAATTCAACTATATACAATAAAACTAGCCTTGGAGCACACGAATTAATGCTTCGTTATGATTTTAAATATACTATTAAAGTTCATAGTCCTAGAAATCTATAA